Below is a window of Pseudomonadota bacterium DNA.
TAAAATGAATACTGCACACCGATATCCGATGTTGTATATTCACTAAGAGTATATCCTGCTTCACTGTATCTCTTGCCAACGTAACGCTGATCCCAGGAAAGTTGTACAGAACCGCTAAGATGATATCTTAAACTAAGATTAATCTTATGCTTGGGTGGTAATTCCACTAAAAAGTCTACCAATTTTGTGGGATCATCTTCTTTAACTTCGTTATCAACATATGTATAGTTTCCAAAAGCAGTCATTTTTTTATAATTTATGTTAAATTCATATTCAATTCCCCAGAACCTTACGGTATCGATATTCCATCCACTCCATGTGCTGTTATGAATTACATCAGCTCTGTTTATTGTAACGTAATCTGTGATATCAGTATAATAAACTACAAATCTGTTATCGATACCTTCTGTAAAACGATGATAAATTCCGGTTTCATATTGCCATGTTGTTTCATATTCAAGTTTTTTTTGTTTGCCGCCGGCAGACATAGCAGAGCCATCTCAGCACCCCGGAGTGTCATAGTCCTTGGCA
It encodes the following:
- a CDS encoding TonB-dependent receptor yields the protein MSAGGKQKKLEYETTWQYETGIYHRFTEGIDNRFVVYYTDITDYVTINRADVIHNSTWSGWNIDTVRFWGIEYEFNINYKKMTAFGNYTYVDNEVKEDDPTKLVDFLVELPPKHKINLSLRYHLSGSVQLSWDQRYVGKRYSEAGYTLSEYTTSDIGVQYSFYKNKAKLNAYINNLFGENYEQTYGYPMKRQIYGLTFKYTFF